One segment of Sphingomonas telluris DNA contains the following:
- a CDS encoding glycosyltransferase family 87 protein: MSRDRVILGATACLTALLAGCFVWYISSLPTHRPDFAMMWTGMQRANPYDQASLRTALNWESRYPVAFVYPPTALPIFGGLALLPMRFALTLWGVLSAAAMALASRSKWAPLLLLTPPVLWAIPGGQTSVLQGAALLGCFLLIRCPTVAGIFLGFALCLKPQIALAFLLALSIDRRWTLVAVAIGTVAASALLSAIMFGPMQWVEWIRTLPGFLSLHEGNPLLRRNEIAFGLPLWVRMFALAGGTGIAAGALRRGNLVEAFVLAAAAGLVGSAHAMGYEFAIFAPAAPALIAKRRWSASAILVFLFVPGFIWLGLPAFPFRFLAMALLVLAAAVDGFVMQPDTSQFTRGRYGKRSLGWRRV, from the coding sequence ATGTCCCGTGACCGCGTAATTCTAGGTGCTACGGCCTGTCTTACGGCGCTCCTCGCCGGATGCTTCGTCTGGTACATCTCCTCTTTGCCGACCCATCGGCCCGACTTCGCGATGATGTGGACGGGGATGCAGCGGGCAAATCCCTATGATCAGGCATCCCTCCGCACTGCGTTGAACTGGGAATCACGATACCCGGTCGCCTTCGTTTATCCACCGACGGCACTTCCGATTTTCGGCGGGCTCGCATTGCTGCCCATGCGATTTGCGCTGACGTTGTGGGGCGTCCTTTCCGCTGCCGCGATGGCGCTTGCATCACGATCGAAGTGGGCACCGCTCCTGCTTCTGACTCCTCCGGTTCTTTGGGCAATTCCGGGTGGCCAGACTTCGGTCCTGCAGGGCGCCGCCCTTCTGGGATGCTTCCTGCTCATTCGGTGTCCAACGGTCGCCGGAATCTTTCTGGGATTTGCACTGTGCCTCAAGCCGCAAATCGCGCTCGCTTTCTTACTGGCGCTGTCGATTGATCGCAGATGGACGTTGGTTGCGGTCGCTATCGGCACGGTCGCAGCGTCGGCACTGTTGTCGGCAATAATGTTCGGTCCAATGCAGTGGGTGGAGTGGATCAGGACGCTGCCTGGTTTCCTCAGCCTACACGAAGGAAATCCTTTGCTCCGACGCAATGAGATTGCGTTCGGCCTCCCGCTATGGGTTCGCATGTTTGCTTTGGCTGGAGGCACAGGCATCGCGGCGGGGGCACTGCGGCGAGGCAATCTCGTTGAGGCATTTGTCCTTGCAGCGGCCGCAGGACTGGTCGGCTCGGCTCATGCCATGGGTTACGAGTTCGCGATTTTCGCACCCGCCGCGCCAGCGCTGATTGCAAAACGCCGATGGTCGGCTTCGGCAATCCTTGTGTTCCTGTTCGTGCCCGGCTTCATCTGGCTGGGCCTTCCTGCGTTCCCATTCCGATTCCTCGCGATGGCTCTGCTGGTACTTGCGGCAGCAGTGGATGGTTTCGTCATGCAACCAGACACGAGCCAATTCACGCGCGGCCGATATGGAAAACGAAGCCTCGGGTGGA
- a CDS encoding glycosyltransferase family 87 protein: protein MLQSRRLYQAIGIVGATLCLTVTLILLMPRLLLWSVLPDFTVFWTAARMALDDAPKVYDTIALTGQQAWAVDPSRGPRPFPYPPTTLLFLIPFGLLPFWAAYWSWLAVSALAFWSAVRRVATGWAAPLALCTPHVILVLILGQTTLIVASLMIWCLSLVEKRPRLAGALAGIAAALKPQSVLLVPVALVSGRHWTALGFFLGSLSAVVIASFVLGPSAWGEWVAALGRFRDAIEWHGLYRLGATPSMAGHVLGMAPTAIVALQFAGVIASTGAVWLAFKTDDLKLRLSAVVIGSLLASPYGMRYDLATLAPVLTMGLLSGTLQGLLIAAPLFALNSLSILPALMVSLIASLDQQHRRAREPR from the coding sequence ATGCTGCAATCCAGACGCTTGTATCAGGCGATCGGAATCGTCGGGGCAACGCTTTGCCTTACCGTGACCCTGATCCTGCTCATGCCGCGACTGTTGCTGTGGAGCGTGCTTCCCGATTTCACCGTATTCTGGACGGCGGCGCGAATGGCGCTCGACGACGCGCCCAAGGTCTACGACACGATCGCGCTGACGGGTCAGCAGGCTTGGGCCGTCGATCCGTCGCGCGGGCCTCGACCGTTCCCCTACCCGCCAACGACGCTCCTCTTCCTGATCCCGTTCGGACTGCTGCCGTTCTGGGCGGCCTATTGGTCATGGCTCGCGGTAAGCGCGTTAGCGTTCTGGAGCGCGGTCAGGCGAGTGGCGACGGGCTGGGCCGCACCCCTGGCGCTTTGCACGCCGCACGTGATCCTAGTCCTCATCCTGGGCCAGACCACGCTGATCGTCGCATCGCTCATGATCTGGTGCCTTAGCCTCGTCGAAAAGCGCCCGCGGCTTGCCGGGGCACTCGCCGGCATTGCAGCCGCACTCAAGCCGCAGAGCGTGCTCTTGGTTCCCGTCGCGCTTGTATCCGGCCGTCACTGGACTGCGCTCGGCTTCTTTCTTGGCAGCCTGTCCGCCGTTGTCATTGCCAGCTTTGTCCTCGGCCCGAGCGCCTGGGGCGAATGGGTCGCGGCGTTGGGTAGATTTCGCGACGCGATCGAATGGCATGGGCTGTATAGGCTCGGAGCGACGCCTTCGATGGCCGGGCACGTCCTTGGGATGGCTCCGACGGCAATCGTCGCTCTCCAGTTTGCCGGAGTCATCGCAAGCACCGGCGCCGTCTGGCTCGCGTTCAAGACCGACGACCTGAAGCTTCGCCTCTCTGCTGTTGTGATCGGCAGCCTTCTCGCCTCGCCCTACGGCATGCGTTACGACCTCGCGACGCTGGCTCCGGTGCTGACGATGGGTCTGCTGAGCGGCACGTTGCAGGGCCTTCTGATTGCCGCGCCCCTTTTTGCTCTCAACAGCCTTTCCATCCTTCCGGCCTTGATGGTCAGTCTCATCGCAAGCCTAGATCAGCAGCACCGCCGGGCGCGTGAGCCGCGATGA
- a CDS encoding DUF2569 family protein encodes MLRIYEGRLRARAASILLSLEGRLDRIMQGWLLLAGLACAARIATSPIRGPLDAGTIGPYLLLIVAPFASMVLALRWFAEGDRLPQPATRLARIGRWNNLELNAARQHPLYGANGIMVSLLIGMLINVPVRAAEYLAAMPALTGKVPAWLSTLNLLMTMDVVVFTSLYTVAFVAALRRVPLFPRLLAAIWISDLAMQIVTAEIVAGTPGLPTKVAGALHALLEGNVKKVLISAALWLPYLLLSRRVNVTYRHRVPA; translated from the coding sequence GTGCTCCGGATCTATGAGGGCCGCCTGCGCGCACGGGCGGCAAGCATCCTACTATCGCTCGAGGGCCGCCTCGATCGCATCATGCAGGGCTGGCTGCTTCTTGCGGGCCTCGCCTGTGCCGCGCGTATCGCCACGAGCCCCATCCGGGGTCCGCTGGATGCCGGCACGATCGGTCCTTACCTGCTTCTGATCGTCGCGCCTTTCGCGTCGATGGTCCTTGCGCTCCGCTGGTTCGCGGAAGGTGACAGGTTGCCGCAGCCGGCTACACGTCTCGCCCGCATCGGCCGCTGGAATAACCTCGAGCTGAACGCGGCGAGGCAGCATCCGCTCTACGGTGCGAACGGCATCATGGTTTCGCTGCTCATCGGCATGCTGATCAACGTGCCGGTCCGCGCCGCTGAATATCTAGCGGCAATGCCCGCGCTCACGGGCAAGGTCCCCGCCTGGCTGTCGACCCTGAACCTTCTGATGACCATGGACGTGGTCGTCTTCACCAGCCTCTACACTGTCGCTTTCGTGGCGGCTCTTCGTCGGGTTCCGCTATTCCCGCGGTTGCTGGCCGCGATCTGGATCAGCGATCTCGCCATGCAGATCGTGACCGCCGAGATCGTCGCCGGCACGCCGGGCCTGCCGACGAAGGTGGCTGGAGCGCTTCACGCCTTGCTGGAAGGCAATGTGAAGAAGGTGCTGATTAGCGCCGCGCTATGGCTGCCGTACCTGCTGCTCTCGCGGCGGGTGAACGTGACTTATCGGCACCGCGTACCTGCCTGA